A genomic window from Alkalihalobacillus sp. AL-G includes:
- a CDS encoding recombinase family protein, which yields MTMIYGYARVSSRGQNIETQTNKLREYGCDVVYEEKVSGRSASNREQFTELLVTVDHGDKIAVTKLDRFARSTKDALTIIDDLNEKGVGLVVLNMGGDTVDTSTAIGKLMITVLSGIAEFEADMIKERQLEGIADAKERGVYKGRPKKYTDKHSGLIHAMELVANRDHNGYTVDKICEITNVSRATLYRERRRKSHV from the coding sequence ATGACTATGATATATGGATACGCCCGAGTAAGCTCTCGTGGACAAAACATCGAAACTCAAACGAACAAGCTCCGAGAGTACGGTTGCGACGTCGTTTACGAGGAAAAGGTGAGCGGTCGTTCCGCATCTAATCGGGAACAATTCACCGAGCTACTCGTCACCGTCGACCACGGAGACAAGATAGCCGTTACAAAACTCGATCGATTCGCACGTTCCACAAAAGACGCTCTAACAATTATCGACGACTTAAACGAAAAGGGAGTCGGTCTAGTCGTTCTCAACATGGGCGGAGACACCGTAGACACTTCGACTGCTATCGGTAAGTTAATGATAACGGTCCTTTCGGGCATCGCCGAGTTCGAGGCGGATATGATAAAGGAACGCCAACTCGAAGGTATTGCCGACGCAAAAGAACGAGGAGTCTACAAGGGTCGACCGAAAAAGTATACCGACAAACATAGCGGTCTAATTCACGCAATGGAGCTCGTAGCGAATCGAGATCATAACGGATACACGGTCGACAAGATATGCGAGATTACAAACGTAAGTAGGGCAACGCTTTATCGTGAGAGACGTCGTAAGTCCCACGTATAA
- a CDS encoding recombinase family protein — protein sequence MEQIRDIKEVAIYLRKSRGEGDDDLEKHKRELTELAESNRWTPILYNEIASGDSLDYRPKMLELLDDIRDDLFDAVIVIDYDRLGRGDDQDAAIIRAALRDSDTLIITPQKVFDLKNESDEMLSEFLGLMARFEYRQIKKRLQRGKKIGAKMGAWVNGPPPFPYEYDRDNKRIYVNEDKRVLFDYIKNQVLKGEPALRLAQELNRKGYKTAYGKHWNQVAIKRILTNETHLGHTVYGKTKGSGHLDRKTEPLEKVARGDWTIVKDTHEAVMTEEEFATLKETFDRRSKEHARNRMHSKRYSGLIKCGTCGYARSFVTRKNAKGKTVVFVKSCQKADPFGIVCRNGGGKEEYVDAAVYAQLIEYKEELEKDLGGNNGNDTEQLEKELRQAEQQLEKAKNARARVFDMYEEGDITKTDFQERKAKRDEQIKELENQLHELRERINYYEQITNEDRLEKIGEVLEIWDGEASEVNKLLRLVIDRINFKKDDGKLRIQVAYR from the coding sequence ATGGAACAAATACGAGATATAAAAGAGGTCGCAATCTATCTTCGGAAATCACGAGGAGAGGGAGACGACGACCTCGAAAAACATAAACGAGAATTAACCGAACTCGCCGAGTCCAACCGATGGACTCCGATTCTCTATAATGAGATTGCGAGCGGGGACTCGTTGGACTATCGTCCGAAAATGCTAGAGCTACTCGACGATATTCGAGACGACTTATTCGACGCAGTTATCGTGATTGACTACGATCGTCTAGGACGTGGAGACGACCAAGATGCGGCAATCATTCGAGCTGCTTTGCGTGATAGCGATACTCTTATAATCACACCGCAAAAAGTGTTCGACCTCAAAAACGAATCGGACGAAATGCTCTCGGAGTTCCTCGGACTTATGGCTCGATTCGAATATCGACAAATCAAAAAGCGACTCCAACGTGGTAAGAAAATCGGTGCGAAAATGGGAGCATGGGTCAACGGTCCGCCTCCATTCCCTTACGAGTACGACCGAGACAATAAACGCATATATGTCAATGAGGATAAGCGAGTCCTATTCGACTATATAAAGAATCAAGTCTTAAAAGGGGAGCCCGCTCTAAGGCTAGCCCAAGAGCTCAATCGTAAAGGCTACAAAACCGCTTATGGTAAGCATTGGAACCAAGTCGCAATAAAGCGAATCCTTACGAATGAGACACATCTCGGACATACCGTTTATGGTAAAACGAAAGGCAGCGGACACTTAGATCGAAAGACAGAGCCACTCGAAAAGGTTGCTCGTGGTGATTGGACTATCGTGAAGGACACTCACGAGGCAGTTATGACCGAGGAGGAGTTTGCGACTCTTAAAGAGACATTCGATCGTCGTTCGAAAGAACACGCTCGGAACCGTATGCACTCGAAACGTTATAGCGGACTAATCAAATGCGGTACTTGTGGATACGCTCGCTCATTCGTAACGAGGAAGAACGCCAAAGGTAAAACGGTCGTGTTCGTCAAATCGTGTCAAAAAGCGGACCCGTTCGGAATCGTTTGCCGCAATGGAGGCGGAAAAGAGGAATACGTCGACGCAGCAGTTTACGCACAACTAATCGAGTATAAGGAAGAACTCGAGAAGGACCTAGGCGGGAACAACGGAAACGATACGGAACAACTTGAGAAGGAACTCCGCCAAGCCGAACAACAACTCGAAAAGGCTAAGAACGCTCGGGCTCGTGTTTTCGATATGTACGAGGAGGGCGACATCACCAAGACCGATTTCCAAGAACGTAAGGCGAAACGGGACGAACAAATAAAAGAACTTGAAAATCAACTACACGAATTAAGGGAACGTATTAACTATTACGAACAAATCACGAACGAGGACCGACTCGAAAAGATCGGAGAAGTTCTCGAGATATGGGACGGAGAGGCGTCCGAGGTTAACAAATTATTGCGGCTTGTAATCGATCGTATTAACTTTAAGAAGGACGACGGGAAACTTCGAATACAAGTTGCTTATAGATAG
- a CDS encoding DUF255 domain-containing protein — MTTNQKPNRLIAEKSPYLLQHANNPVDWYPWGEEAFGKAKRENKPVMVSIGYSTCH, encoded by the coding sequence ATGACAACTAATCAGAAGCCCAATAGATTGATCGCAGAAAAGTCCCCTTACTTACTTCAACATGCAAACAATCCAGTCGATTGGTATCCGTGGGGAGAGGAAGCTTTTGGAAAGGCAAAGCGTGAAAATAAGCCTGTAATGGTTTCCATCGGTTATTCGACTTGTCATTGA
- a CDS encoding CHRD domain-containing protein: MLESLFIAKLSGRNEVPPVQTNAFGNAEFSANSNHTKLKFRLVVCNIENFIQAHIHFGAPDVNGPVLAFLFGENVQTIAEQEGLTTRKGVVTGVITDEDIVDNPEGITTVRQLVELMEEGLTYVNAHTEQNPDGEIRGQIEEV, translated from the coding sequence ATGTTGGAATCCTTATTCATTGCAAAATTGTCTGGGAGAAATGAGGTTCCTCCAGTTCAAACCAATGCGTTCGGCAATGCGGAGTTTAGCGCAAATTCAAATCATACAAAACTTAAATTCCGACTAGTAGTATGCAATATAGAAAACTTCATTCAAGCCCATATTCATTTCGGAGCTCCTGATGTAAACGGTCCTGTACTTGCATTTTTGTTTGGCGAAAATGTACAAACGATAGCAGAACAGGAAGGCTTGACGACTAGGAAAGGAGTTGTAACAGGCGTAATCACTGACGAGGATATTGTGGACAACCCTGAAGGGATCACTACAGTCAGGCAGTTGGTCGAGTTGATGGAAGAGGGTCTCACTTATGTCAATGCCCATACAGAACAAAATCCGGATGGCGAGATCAGAGGACAAATTGAAGAAGTTTAG